DNA sequence from the Leptolyngbya sp. SIO1E4 genome:
TGAACCCGCTGAACTATATTCACCCGTTCTTGAGCGTCATCGTTCCAGGTATCTTCTTTTTGACGGGAGGATTTCCTTTACCCGGTGCGGCAGTGTATGTCGATCACCAACAATTACGAAATCGTCGATGGCGAAGTGCGACCTATGCAGCAGGGCCAACAGCTAGCTTATTAGTCACCCTCTTATTGATTGTCCTTTTTCATATCAGCTTAACTTGGGGAGCAGCTTACTATTGGGTTTCAGCAGCTTTAGCGCTGTTCGCTACTTTGCATTGCCTGTTTCTGATAGTAAACCTGATGCCAGTACCGCCTCTCGATGGCTACGGCATTCTACAGCCCTGGCTACCCGCGCGGGTTCAGACTAAGCTCCAAAAATTTGCGCTCCCCTGTTTAATCTTAGTCGTTAGCGCACTATGGCTATTTCCTTTACTAAGTTTGTTGGGGTATCCAGCCTTTCCTATCGCAAACAGCCTTGGTATACCAGACGCTTTAATCTTTGATGGATTGAAGCTTTTCAATCGTTGGTATGCTGCTTTCACAATGGTGATATTAGGGGCGATTGCCTGTATTTTGCAGCGGCAACTCTTGTGGCAGCTTTTGGGTGAATTGCTAAGACTCTTCAACCGCTTTGAGCAGGCGGTGATTGCCTACGACAAAGCACTTGCTACTAAGAATGATGTTGACTGGGTTTGGAGACAGCGTGGATGGCTCCTAGAAAAGCTGAACCGCTATGAAGAAGCTCTTGTCTCATACGATCAGATGATTGCCCTTAACCCTAATGATGCCTTGGCTTGGTTCAGTCGTAGCTGGGTGCTAGAAAAGCTGAACCGCCATGAAGAAGCTCTTGTCTCATATGATCAGACGATTGCCCTTAACCCTAATGATGCCTTGGCTTGGCGCAGTCGTGGCTTGGTGCTAAAAAAGCTTAAACGCGATGGCGAAGCCCTGATTAGCTTTAATAAAGCAGTTGATCTGGCTCCTACTGATACCTGGGCTTGGCAGCAGGTTGTCTGGGCACTAGAAAGGCTCAAACGCTACGACGAAGCCCTTTTACTGTGCGACAAGATTATTGATCTCAAACTCAATAATGCCTGGGGATGGCATGAACGCGGTTGGGTTTTGGAAAAGTTAGATCGCTACGACGAAGCCCTTACTAGTTTTGACAAAGCGATTAAGCTCAATCCTAATAACGATTTGGCTTGGCAAGATTATGGTCAGTTTCTAGAAAAACTCAAACGCGATGACGAGGCGATCGCTGCTTACAAAAAATTAATTGAGCTCAAGCCCAATGATGCTTGGGCTTGGCAAAAATATGCTCGATTTCTAGAAAAACTCAAACGCGATGACGAGGCAATCGCTGCTTACAAAAAATTAATTGAGCTAAAACCTAATGATGTCTGGACTTGGCAAGAGTATGGTCAGTTTCTAGAAAAACTCAAACGCGATGACGAGGCGATCGCTGCTTACAAAAAATTAATTGAGCTCAAGTCCAATGATGCTTGGGCTTGGCAAAAATATGCTCGATTTCTAGAAAAACTCAAACGCGATGACGAGGCAATCGCTGTTTACGAAAAAGCAATCACGCTGGAACTTAGAGATAGTACAGATTGGGGTTTGCAGGGTTTACAAAGATGTGGACGGACGCTAGAAAAGCTCGAACGCTACAACGAAGCCATTGCTGTTTACGAAAAAGCAATTGAGCTAAAACCTAATGATGCCTGGACTTGGCAAAATCATGGTCAGTTTCTAGAAAGGCTCGAACGCTATGACGACGCAATCGCTGCTTACAATAAAGCAATTGAGCTAAAACCTAATGATGCCTGGACTTGGCAAAATCATGGTCAGTTTCTAGAAAGGCTCAAACGCTATGGCGAAGCAATTGCTGCTTACAATAAAGCGGTTGCTCTCAAATCTAATTCTCCCTGGGCTTGGCAATCTCTCGGTCGCGTTTTAGCAAAGCTCGAACGCTATGATGAGGCGATCGCTGCTTACAATAAAGCAATTGAGCTAAAACCTAATGATGCCTGGACTTGGCAATCTCTCGGTCGCGTTTTAGCAAAGCTCGAACGCTATGATGATACGAGCGCTGCTTACAATAAAGCGATTGAGCTAAAACCTAATGATGCCTGGACTTGGCAAGATTATGGTCAGATTCTAGAAAAACTCAAACGCTATGACGATGCGATCGCTGCTTACAATAAAGCAATCACGCTGGAACTTAGAGAGAGCACAGATTGGGGTTTGCAGGGTTTACAAAGATGTGGACAGGCGCTAGAAAAGCTCGAACGCTATGACGAGGCGATCGCTGCTTACAAAAAATTAATTGAGCTCAAGCCCAATGATGCCTGGACTTGGCAAGATTATGGTCAGATTCTAGAAAAACTCAAACGCTATGACGATGCGATCGCTGCCTACAAAAAAGCAATTGAGCTCAAACCTAACAGGGTCTGGGCTTGGCAAAAACATGCTCGGGTTCTAGAGAAGCTTGAACGCTATGACGAGGCCATTGCTGCCTACGAGAAAGCAATTGAGCTCAAACCTGATGATAATCTGGCTAAATGGCAGCTTGAGCGCCTGTTAAAGCAACAAAGACGGGTTAATCAACTAATACTTCCCTAAATGTCAGAACTGATTACCTGAGCTTGAAAGGACGCGATCGATGACATGCCGATCCAGTCTATTCTTTTCCATACGCGGCCTTCATCAGGTCTCTGAGTTCGCCCATCCGGGCTTAGATCTGGATCCGATATTCCGGTAGAGACACGAATTCTCCCATTGACTGCCGTACCCGCAAAAATTGATTCAGTTCTTCAACGGCCTCACAGAAATATAGCAGTCCGTAGCTAAGTGTCAGAACTGACGACTCAGGAGTGTCACGCCATGTCATTTGGACGTTACATTGAGATGCCGTCGAGCTCCCTCCACTATCATGCGCTGTCCCCATTGCCAGTCCGAAGACACCCGTGTTCGCCGTAACCAGATGACCAGCCTTGGCTATCCTCTCTATTTCTGTCGCGACTGCTAACGCAGCTTGGACCAGCGTGCGCATTTAAACAGGAAGTTGCGTTTCGCTTGAAAAGCTTAGTATACAAGGATTTCAAACCATACTGCTTTTTTGAGAAGTTGCGCGACTGTGCAGCTATTCAGTCAATGCAAAGGAACTAAATTGCCCCAAATCGCAGCTTTACTACTTTAAGGGCTTCAATGAGAAACCATGGATGATTACCCTCTCGCCGACTCACTCTATCTGGAGGAGATGAGTCCTGGGCAAATGAAACTCTTGAAGAAGGCGGAGGAATTCCATACCTACATCGCCAACAATCAGCAGTTTATTCCCAACTATGGGGAGCGCTATCGCAATGGTGAAAGGATAGCCACTGGCTTTGCCGTATCCCAACACCAAACTCTCACACCTTGTTTTTGAGCTTCAATCTTGATTTCATCATAATGTCCCAAAATCCTGCTATCGTGCGTGAGAGGCAAATCGTTAATTATCAGTGCTTGTGACGTGAGAAAAGCTACTGTAAACGAAGGCAAATTGCTCACCACCTTCCCCTTCCCTGCCGAGGCTCGTTTGTTTGGCTTGCCGCCCGACCAGGGTCGCTGGCTGTTCATTCCGCTCGGCTTAATGGTGTTGCTCTGTTTAGGTACGGTTTATTCCTGGAGCATTTTTAGCGGCCCCTTTGAGGCAGAACTCAACAGTCGTCCGGGTACGATTTTGCTGCCATTTTTGGTTTTGGGAGTCACCTTTACCCTGGTGATGCCGATTAGTGGACTGTATATGAATCGCTGTAGCCCGCGCATTCTCACCAGTTTGGGGGGAATCCTAGTGGGTTTGGGTTACCTGCTGGCCAGCCAAGCATCTAGCCTGCTCTGGCTGGTGCTGAGCTATGGCGTAGTGGCCGGTTTGGGGGTGGGCATGGCCTACGGCGTGCCCCTGGCAGTGGCAGCTCGCTGGTTTCCCGATCGCAAAGGATTGGCCGTGGGGTTGACGGTCGTGGGATTTGGCCTGTCGCCGCTGGTGACTGCACCGCTAGCCTTCAATCTGATTAACGGCAATCCCGTCTGGAATTTACCCGCCCTGGGAATACGCCAGACCTTTGTTTTGCTGGGC
Encoded proteins:
- a CDS encoding MFS transporter, with the translated sequence MVLLCLGTVYSWSIFSGPFEAELNSRPGTILLPFLVLGVTFTLVMPISGLYMNRCSPRILTSLGGILVGLGYLLASQASSLLWLVLSYGVVAGLGVGMAYGVPLAVAARWFPDRKGLAVGLTVVGFGLSPLVTAPLAFNLINGNPVWNLPALGIRQTFVLLGIVFTVLILAIASVLRMPPPRWTPSNFAQTLNQSVETDASLPMMQT
- a CDS encoding tetratricopeptide repeat protein produces the protein MKPFRIALAALFAVLIIYGQPQLHASHVSTVNRVANASEGRITETDLIAEPQSEFESLLKLGEDQLFEQDFEGAIATFSEAIHLDPKNAYLYRLRGLGYQKLKNYEKAVADYTQAIQLDPKNPQGYAGRGFVYDLSQRYQSAIEDFTQAIQLDPDNALFYADRGYARQGSGDLKAAVEDFDQSIRLQPNNAYSYTGRATTRQILKDYSGAARDYSQAIRLNSDIVRDLRTNRVRNELKHRIARLYIARGDVQYRLDSLADKQAAIKDYAQALKITVSTIELPTHKLELNEQYNAQYAVPVTSVTLCLLWIISISLHEFGHAIVAYWGGDQSVKTKGYLTLNPLNYIHPFLSVIVPGIFFLTGGFPLPGAAVYVDHQQLRNRRWRSATYAAGPTASLLVTLLLIVLFHISLTWGAAYYWVSAALALFATLHCLFLIVNLMPVPPLDGYGILQPWLPARVQTKLQKFALPCLILVVSALWLFPLLSLLGYPAFPIANSLGIPDALIFDGLKLFNRWYAAFTMVILGAIACILQRQLLWQLLGELLRLFNRFEQAVIAYDKALATKNDVDWVWRQRGWLLEKLNRYEEALVSYDQMIALNPNDALAWFSRSWVLEKLNRHEEALVSYDQTIALNPNDALAWRSRGLVLKKLKRDGEALISFNKAVDLAPTDTWAWQQVVWALERLKRYDEALLLCDKIIDLKLNNAWGWHERGWVLEKLDRYDEALTSFDKAIKLNPNNDLAWQDYGQFLEKLKRDDEAIAAYKKLIELKPNDAWAWQKYARFLEKLKRDDEAIAAYKKLIELKPNDVWTWQEYGQFLEKLKRDDEAIAAYKKLIELKSNDAWAWQKYARFLEKLKRDDEAIAVYEKAITLELRDSTDWGLQGLQRCGRTLEKLERYNEAIAVYEKAIELKPNDAWTWQNHGQFLERLERYDDAIAAYNKAIELKPNDAWTWQNHGQFLERLKRYGEAIAAYNKAVALKSNSPWAWQSLGRVLAKLERYDEAIAAYNKAIELKPNDAWTWQSLGRVLAKLERYDDTSAAYNKAIELKPNDAWTWQDYGQILEKLKRYDDAIAAYNKAITLELRESTDWGLQGLQRCGQALEKLERYDEAIAAYKKLIELKPNDAWTWQDYGQILEKLKRYDDAIAAYKKAIELKPNRVWAWQKHARVLEKLERYDEAIAAYEKAIELKPDDNLAKWQLERLLKQQRRVNQLILP